In a single window of the Halobaculum lipolyticum genome:
- a CDS encoding NCS2 family permease → MGLQQRFAEYFDFDELGTDLRTEVVAGITTFLTMSYIVIVNPSILAPAIANGPGPDIARSVPEITQMLAVVTLLSAAVATFVMALYAKRPFGQAPGLGLNAFFAFTVVLGLGIPWNTALAAVVVEGIVFIALTAAGAREYVIKLFPEPVKFAVGGGIGLFLAIIGLEAMRVVASDPATYIQFSPVFAQDPVAILSVVGLFLTFALYARGVPGSIVIGILGTSLLGWVASAAGFVAYSLPDDAGYTLADASLAPALGNLTYSAAGYDITPLVGAFIGGFANVDALAFALIVFTFFFVDFFDTAGTLVGVSQVAGFLDENGDLPDIDKPLMADAIGTTAGGILGTSTVTTYIESAAGVEEGGRSGMTALVVAVLFVLSLAVVPLAAAVPIWASHIALVAIAVLMLRNLVDIDWADYTNAVPAGLTILVMPFTYSIAYGIAAGIVSYPIVKAAAGERDDVRLGHWALAGAFVLYFFVRTGGVLGGAL, encoded by the coding sequence ATGGGGCTACAACAGCGGTTCGCGGAGTACTTCGACTTCGATGAACTGGGGACCGACCTCCGGACGGAGGTCGTCGCCGGGATCACGACGTTCCTGACGATGAGCTACATCGTCATCGTGAACCCGAGCATCCTCGCGCCGGCGATCGCGAACGGCCCGGGACCGGACATCGCGCGCTCGGTCCCCGAGATCACCCAGATGCTCGCGGTCGTGACGTTGCTGTCGGCGGCGGTCGCGACGTTCGTGATGGCGTTGTACGCGAAGCGGCCGTTCGGACAGGCGCCGGGCCTCGGACTGAACGCCTTCTTCGCGTTCACGGTCGTCCTCGGGCTCGGCATCCCGTGGAACACCGCGCTCGCGGCGGTGGTCGTCGAGGGGATCGTGTTCATCGCCCTCACCGCCGCCGGGGCGCGCGAGTACGTCATCAAGCTGTTCCCCGAGCCGGTGAAGTTCGCCGTCGGGGGCGGGATCGGGCTGTTCCTCGCCATCATCGGGCTGGAGGCGATGCGCGTCGTCGCCTCCGACCCCGCGACGTACATCCAGTTCTCGCCGGTGTTCGCACAGGACCCGGTCGCGATCCTCTCGGTCGTCGGCCTGTTCCTCACGTTCGCACTGTACGCCCGCGGCGTGCCGGGCAGCATCGTCATCGGCATCCTCGGCACGAGCCTGCTCGGGTGGGTCGCCTCCGCGGCCGGCTTCGTCGCGTACTCGCTCCCCGACGACGCGGGCTACACGCTCGCCGACGCGTCGCTGGCGCCCGCGCTCGGGAACCTGACGTACTCGGCGGCCGGCTACGACATCACGCCGCTCGTGGGCGCGTTCATCGGCGGCTTCGCGAACGTCGACGCGCTCGCGTTCGCGCTCATCGTGTTCACGTTCTTCTTCGTGGACTTCTTCGACACCGCCGGCACGCTCGTCGGCGTCTCGCAGGTCGCCGGGTTCCTCGACGAGAACGGCGACCTCCCCGACATCGACAAGCCGCTGATGGCCGACGCGATCGGCACCACCGCGGGCGGCATCCTCGGCACCTCGACGGTGACGACGTACATCGAGTCCGCCGCCGGCGTCGAGGAGGGCGGCCGCTCCGGCATGACCGCGCTCGTCGTCGCGGTGCTGTTCGTGCTGTCGCTGGCGGTCGTCCCGCTCGCGGCCGCCGTCCCGATCTGGGCGAGCCACATCGCGCTGGTCGCCATCGCGGTGCTGATGCTGCGCAACCTCGTGGACATCGACTGGGCCGACTACACCAACGCGGTGCCGGCCGGGCTCACGATCCTCGTGATGCCGTTCACCTACTCCATCGCGTACGGCATCGCCGCCGGCATCGTCTCCTACCCGATCGTCAAGGCGGCCGCGGGCGAGAGAGACGACGTTCGCCTGGGCCACTGGGCGCTGGCGGGCGCGTTCGTGCTGTACTTCTTCGTCCGCACCGGCGGCGTCCTCGGCGGCGCACTCTGA
- a CDS encoding F0F1 ATP synthase subunit C yields MLEIAPQLASVVLQETSAAAPAIPPLSAAALGVGLAAFGAGYAERGIGSAAIGAVAEDEDLFVQGLIFTVLPETLVILALVAIFLVQ; encoded by the coding sequence ATGCTCGAAATCGCACCCCAACTCGCTAGTGTCGTACTGCAGGAGACCAGCGCCGCAGCTCCCGCCATCCCGCCGCTCTCGGCCGCGGCCCTCGGTGTCGGCCTCGCCGCCTTCGGCGCGGGCTACGCCGAGCGCGGTATCGGTTCGGCCGCCATCGGCGCCGTCGCCGAGGACGAGGACCTGTTCGTGCAGGGGCTGATCTTCACCGTCCTGCCGGAGACCCTCGTCATCCTCGCGCTGGTCGCCATCTTCCTGGTCCAGTAA
- a CDS encoding V-type ATP synthase subunit E, translated as MSLETVVDDIEDEARARAEEIREAGEERAAEIVAEAEEEADRIVEEREQQVERQIDQEREQTLSAAKLEAKQQRLEARRDVLADVRDRTEAAIADLEGEEREELTRSLLDAAAPEFDDDESVAVHGRADDEELLTEVLADYEGWSFAGERDCLGGVVVESETSRVRVNNTFDSVLEAVWEDNLKELSDRLFEDE; from the coding sequence ATGAGTTTAGAGACAGTCGTCGACGACATCGAAGACGAGGCCCGCGCGCGTGCGGAGGAAATCCGCGAAGCCGGCGAGGAGCGCGCCGCCGAGATCGTCGCCGAGGCTGAGGAGGAGGCGGACCGTATCGTGGAGGAACGAGAACAGCAGGTCGAGCGCCAGATCGACCAGGAGCGCGAGCAGACGCTGTCGGCCGCCAAGCTGGAGGCCAAACAGCAGCGCCTCGAGGCCCGCCGGGACGTGCTGGCGGACGTCCGCGACCGGACGGAGGCGGCGATCGCCGACCTCGAGGGCGAGGAGCGCGAGGAGCTGACCCGGTCGCTGCTCGACGCCGCCGCGCCGGAGTTCGACGACGACGAGTCCGTCGCCGTCCACGGCCGCGCCGACGACGAGGAGCTGCTGACGGAGGTCCTCGCCGACTACGAGGGCTGGTCGTTCGCCGGCGAGCGCGACTGTCTCGGCGGCGTAGTCGTCGAGAGCGAGACGTCGCGCGTCCGGGTGAACAACACGTTCGACTCGGTCCTCGAGGCCGTCTGGGAAGACAACCTCAAGGAGCTGAGCGACCGACTCTTCGAAGATGAGTAA
- a CDS encoding V-type ATP synthase subunit I, whose amino-acid sequence MLRPERMSKVSVTGSKAYMEQVVEAVHGLNLLHVTEYGGGWEGFTQGTPQAGAEGAAEKLVTVRSLKSILDVDEDDAASPGSNVVVDDDELSTELEALREEVNALEDRRNDLQSDLRSVEERIEAVEPFADLGIDLDLLQGYDSLQVAVGEGDRDTVERAVVDASAITSYEVFGDGVLAVFARTEADAEDALTDALVSAEFAALSVPEIDEDDVTPEEYVASLESERRSLESDLDDVRAQLDEVADDAADFLLQAEETLAIAVQKAEAPLSFATTRNAFVAEGWIPTDRVTSFKSTMKDAVGGHVEVEEVERAEFGADGDLQVREDVPQSVEEAGPDAGVEDDEDEPAERQRAVADGGGNVVMRKDDPPVVQDNNGFVSPFEVLVQAVGRPNYREFDPTVVLFLTFPAFFGFMIGDLGYGILYGLIGYYLYSNFDSPAFKSMGGVTITAGIFTAVFGILYGEFFGLHIIATYFWEGVVGLSSAPLHKGLQPAEISWAQAWLLVSTVVALIHLDIGYVFGFFEELEFHGLKAAVTEKGSWLLGMNGLWLFVFSRVYSNYKPNFLFTVFDGSGAAPEVQGEFAHAVVALGFNGFSPLVGWIGFGLFVVGAVLLFVGAPAEIIEIFDVLVNVLSYTRLAAVLLAKAGMAFVVNLLFFGAYTHDGEFHFLLEHGPQWAIEEYGAASIMFPGLMHGGAASLVGGLVILVLGHLLVLALGVTSAGLQAVRLEYYEFFSKFFDGGGTEYTPFGRERHYTADE is encoded by the coding sequence ATGCTCAGGCCTGAGCGGATGAGCAAGGTCTCGGTGACCGGCTCCAAAGCGTACATGGAGCAGGTCGTCGAGGCGGTCCACGGGCTGAACCTCCTGCACGTCACCGAGTACGGCGGGGGATGGGAGGGCTTCACACAGGGCACCCCGCAGGCGGGCGCCGAGGGCGCGGCCGAGAAACTGGTCACCGTCCGCTCGCTGAAGTCGATCCTCGACGTCGACGAGGACGACGCCGCCTCCCCGGGGTCGAACGTGGTCGTCGACGACGACGAACTGTCGACCGAACTCGAAGCCCTCCGCGAGGAGGTCAACGCGCTGGAGGACCGGCGCAACGACCTGCAGTCGGACCTTCGCTCGGTCGAGGAGCGCATCGAGGCCGTCGAGCCGTTCGCGGACCTCGGCATCGACCTCGACCTGCTGCAGGGGTACGACTCGCTGCAGGTGGCCGTCGGCGAGGGCGACCGCGACACCGTCGAGCGCGCGGTCGTCGACGCGTCGGCCATCACGTCGTACGAAGTGTTCGGCGACGGCGTCCTCGCCGTGTTCGCCCGGACGGAGGCGGACGCCGAGGACGCGCTGACGGACGCGCTGGTGAGCGCCGAGTTCGCCGCGCTGTCGGTGCCCGAGATCGACGAGGACGACGTCACCCCCGAGGAGTACGTCGCCTCGCTCGAGTCCGAGCGCCGGTCGCTGGAGTCCGACCTCGACGACGTGCGGGCGCAGCTGGACGAGGTCGCCGACGACGCGGCCGACTTCCTGTTGCAGGCCGAGGAGACGCTCGCCATCGCGGTACAGAAGGCCGAGGCACCCCTGTCGTTCGCGACGACGCGCAACGCCTTCGTCGCGGAGGGGTGGATCCCGACCGACCGCGTCACGTCGTTCAAGTCGACGATGAAGGACGCGGTCGGCGGGCACGTCGAGGTCGAGGAGGTCGAACGCGCCGAGTTCGGCGCCGACGGCGACCTCCAGGTCCGCGAGGACGTCCCGCAGTCCGTCGAGGAGGCCGGTCCCGACGCCGGCGTCGAGGACGACGAGGACGAGCCGGCCGAGCGCCAGCGCGCGGTCGCCGACGGCGGCGGCAACGTCGTGATGCGCAAGGACGACCCGCCGGTCGTCCAGGACAACAACGGGTTCGTCTCGCCGTTCGAGGTGCTCGTGCAGGCGGTCGGGCGCCCGAACTACCGCGAGTTCGACCCGACGGTCGTCCTGTTCCTCACGTTCCCGGCGTTCTTCGGGTTCATGATCGGCGACCTCGGCTACGGTATCCTCTACGGACTCATCGGGTACTACCTCTACTCGAACTTCGACTCGCCGGCGTTCAAGTCGATGGGCGGGGTGACGATCACGGCCGGTATCTTCACCGCCGTGTTCGGTATCCTCTACGGCGAGTTCTTCGGCTTACACATCATCGCGACGTACTTCTGGGAAGGAGTCGTCGGTCTCTCCAGCGCGCCGCTCCACAAGGGGCTACAGCCCGCCGAGATCAGTTGGGCGCAAGCGTGGCTGCTCGTGTCCACGGTGGTCGCGTTGATCCACCTCGATATCGGCTACGTCTTCGGCTTCTTCGAGGAGCTGGAGTTCCACGGCCTCAAGGCCGCCGTGACGGAGAAGGGGTCGTGGCTGCTCGGGATGAACGGTCTCTGGCTGTTCGTCTTCAGCCGCGTGTACTCGAACTACAAGCCGAACTTCCTGTTCACCGTGTTCGACGGGAGCGGCGCGGCGCCGGAGGTGCAGGGCGAGTTCGCCCACGCGGTGGTGGCGCTCGGCTTCAACGGCTTCTCGCCGCTCGTGGGCTGGATCGGCTTCGGCCTGTTCGTGGTCGGCGCGGTGCTGCTGTTCGTCGGCGCGCCCGCGGAGATCATCGAGATCTTCGACGTGCTGGTGAACGTGCTGAGCTACACGCGGTTGGCCGCGGTGCTGCTCGCGAAGGCGGGGATGGCGTTCGTCGTCAACCTCCTGTTCTTCGGAGCGTACACCCACGACGGGGAGTTCCACTTCCTGCTCGAACACGGTCCGCAGTGGGCCATCGAGGAGTACGGCGCGGCGTCGATCATGTTCCCCGGGCTGATGCACGGGGGCGCCGCCTCGCTCGTCGGCGGGCTGGTCATCCTCGTGCTCGGGCACCTGCTGGTGCTCGCGCTCGGCGTGACCTCCGCCGGCCTGCAGGCCGTCCGTCTGGAGTACTACGAGTTCTTCTCGAAGTTCTTCGACGGCGGCGGCACGGAGTACACGCCGTTCGGTCGCGAACGGCACTACACCGCCGACGAGTAG
- a CDS encoding phosphoribosyltransferase family protein → MNRAEKAALQLQAVAVLRTLKETRTYDELAEVTGLPAGDLNRYVNGHVLPGAERAQEVVGGIGRETLAAELEARIGFDEEGYVDNSGVVFDQPFLDLVAPVAAEAFDFDTPDVVLTAATDGITLGAAMASHFDARVAYAKKSKETAVEEFIESRQRLASGIELTYYLPAGAIDAGESVLVVDDLIRSGETQELLLDIALQADANVAGVFALIAVGDEGIDRASEITDAPVGALTRFE, encoded by the coding sequence ATGAACCGAGCCGAGAAGGCCGCGCTGCAGTTGCAGGCGGTCGCGGTGTTGCGGACGCTGAAGGAGACCCGCACGTACGACGAACTCGCCGAGGTGACCGGGTTGCCCGCGGGCGACCTGAACCGCTACGTCAACGGCCACGTCCTCCCGGGCGCCGAGCGCGCCCAGGAGGTCGTCGGCGGCATCGGTCGCGAGACGCTGGCGGCGGAGTTGGAGGCGCGCATCGGCTTCGACGAGGAGGGGTACGTCGACAACTCCGGCGTCGTGTTCGACCAGCCGTTCCTCGACCTCGTGGCGCCGGTCGCCGCCGAGGCGTTCGACTTCGACACACCGGACGTGGTGTTGACCGCCGCGACCGACGGGATCACGCTCGGGGCGGCGATGGCGAGCCACTTCGACGCCCGCGTCGCCTACGCGAAGAAGTCGAAGGAGACGGCCGTCGAGGAGTTCATCGAGTCGCGCCAGCGCCTCGCCAGCGGCATCGAGTTGACGTACTACCTCCCCGCGGGCGCCATCGACGCCGGCGAGTCCGTGCTCGTCGTGGACGACCTGATCCGCTCGGGCGAGACGCAGGAACTCCTGCTCGACATCGCGCTGCAGGCCGACGCGAACGTCGCGGGCGTGTTCGCGCTCATCGCCGTCGGCGACGAGGGTATCGACCGGGCGTCCGAGATCACCGACGCGCCGGTCGGCGCGCTGACCCGGTTCGAGTAG
- the ahaH gene encoding ATP synthase archaeal subunit H: MPRPEVLERVKEAEADAEALIAEAEADREARISEARSEADEIVAEAEAEADRLEAERLEEAREQIEEKREETIAAGRRERNELVDEASDRVEEVVEFAVERFEEAVHAQA; this comes from the coding sequence ATGCCGCGACCCGAAGTTCTCGAACGCGTGAAGGAGGCCGAAGCCGACGCCGAGGCACTGATCGCCGAGGCCGAGGCGGACCGCGAGGCGCGGATCTCGGAGGCACGGTCGGAGGCCGACGAGATCGTCGCCGAGGCGGAGGCGGAGGCCGACCGACTCGAGGCCGAGCGCCTCGAGGAAGCGCGCGAGCAGATCGAGGAGAAACGCGAGGAGACCATCGCGGCGGGCCGCCGCGAACGGAACGAACTCGTCGACGAGGCGAGCGATCGCGTCGAGGAGGTCGTCGAGTTCGCGGTCGAACGGTTCGAGGAGGCGGTACATGCTCAGGCCTGA
- a CDS encoding V-type ATP synthase subunit C: MSKSAGTSNPEYVNARVRSRRAGLYEEDDYRKLVRMSPAEIARFMEESPAYETEINALGSRFSGVDLIEYALNASLAEDFEDILHWCEGELYGHVARYLRKFDAWNVKTVLRGIYADTEREAVADDLIRAGEFDDKLLDRLLDASAIDEAVEMLSGTVFGDSLAEALDDYESTGVLVPLENAVDRAYYDLLRTDDLTGEALAEYREFLEAEMDFRNAINALRLSRSGADLDPSEYFIEGGVLFTAAELSQLASNTDELVGRIRESRYGDRLSDALSELEDADSLIGFEHALEASLLEYADSLGLIHPLSVTPVVSYVLAKEREVDNIRAIARGKEAGLEPEEIEDELVIL; encoded by the coding sequence ATGAGTAAGAGCGCCGGCACGTCGAACCCCGAGTACGTCAACGCCCGCGTCCGATCGCGGCGCGCCGGGCTGTACGAGGAGGACGACTACCGGAAGCTGGTCCGAATGAGCCCGGCGGAGATCGCCCGATTCATGGAGGAGTCGCCGGCGTACGAGACGGAGATCAACGCGCTCGGGTCGCGGTTCTCGGGCGTCGACCTCATCGAGTACGCGCTGAACGCGAGCCTCGCCGAGGACTTCGAGGACATCCTGCACTGGTGTGAGGGCGAACTGTACGGACACGTCGCCCGCTACCTCCGCAAGTTCGACGCGTGGAACGTCAAGACCGTGCTGCGTGGCATCTACGCCGACACCGAGCGCGAGGCCGTCGCCGACGACCTCATCCGCGCCGGGGAGTTCGACGACAAACTGCTCGACCGGCTGCTCGACGCGAGCGCCATCGACGAGGCCGTCGAGATGCTCTCGGGCACCGTGTTCGGCGACTCCCTCGCCGAGGCGCTTGACGACTACGAGTCGACGGGCGTGCTGGTGCCGCTCGAGAACGCGGTCGACCGCGCGTACTACGACCTGCTGCGCACCGACGACCTCACCGGCGAGGCGTTGGCGGAGTACCGCGAGTTCCTGGAGGCCGAGATGGACTTCCGGAACGCGATCAACGCGTTGCGGCTGTCCCGCTCGGGCGCGGATCTCGACCCCTCGGAGTACTTCATCGAGGGCGGCGTGCTGTTCACGGCGGCGGAGCTGAGCCAGCTCGCCTCGAACACCGACGAGCTGGTCGGCCGGATCCGCGAGTCGCGCTACGGCGACCGCCTCTCGGACGCGCTGTCGGAGCTGGAGGACGCGGACAGCCTCATCGGCTTCGAGCACGCACTCGAGGCGTCGCTGTTGGAGTACGCGGACTCGCTGGGACTGATCCACCCGCTGTCGGTGACGCCGGTGGTGTCGTACGTGCTCGCGAAGGAGCGCGAGGTCGACAACATCCGCGCCATCGCCCGCGGGAAGGAGGCCGGTCTCGAGCCGGAGGAGATCGAAGACGAACTGGTGATCCTATGA
- the pyrE gene encoding orotate phosphoribosyltransferase: MSDTTGGGDADAELIAALRDADAVLFGEFELSHGGTSDYYVDKYRFETDPTCLRLIADAYAERVGDAKLAGVALGAVPLVAATSVETGSPYVIVRKAAKEYGTGNRIEGELAEGEEVVVLEDIATTGQSALDAVEALREAGATVNRVLVVVDREEGAADLLAEHGVELESLLTASRLLEDR; this comes from the coding sequence ATGAGCGACACCACCGGCGGCGGCGACGCCGACGCCGAACTGATCGCGGCGCTGCGCGACGCCGACGCGGTGCTGTTCGGGGAGTTCGAACTGTCCCACGGCGGCACCTCCGACTACTACGTCGACAAGTACCGCTTCGAGACGGACCCGACCTGTCTCCGGCTGATCGCCGACGCCTACGCCGAGCGCGTCGGCGACGCGAAACTCGCGGGCGTCGCGCTGGGCGCCGTGCCGCTGGTGGCGGCGACGAGCGTCGAGACCGGCTCCCCGTACGTCATCGTGCGGAAGGCCGCCAAGGAGTACGGCACCGGCAACCGCATCGAGGGCGAGTTGGCCGAGGGCGAGGAGGTCGTCGTGCTGGAGGACATCGCCACGACCGGGCAGTCCGCGCTGGACGCAGTCGAGGCGCTGCGGGAGGCGGGCGCCACGGTGAACCGCGTGCTCGTCGTCGTCGACCGCGAGGAGGGCGCCGCGGACCTGCTCGCCGAGCACGGCGTCGAGTTGGAGTCGCTGCTCACCGCGTCGCGACTGCTCGAAGACCGGTAG
- a CDS encoding V-type ATP synthase subunit F, with translation MSQEIAVIGSPEFTTGFRLAGVRKCANVPDEEKDDRLDGVVEETLSDDDVGIVVMRDEDLDHLSRTVRRDVEGSVEPVLVTLGGGAGSGLREQIKRAIGIDLMDEDE, from the coding sequence ATGAGTCAGGAGATAGCCGTCATCGGCAGCCCCGAGTTCACCACCGGGTTCCGGCTCGCGGGCGTTCGCAAGTGCGCGAACGTCCCGGACGAGGAGAAGGACGACCGCCTCGACGGCGTCGTCGAGGAGACGCTGTCGGACGACGACGTCGGCATCGTGGTGATGCGCGACGAGGACCTCGACCACCTCTCGCGGACGGTCCGCCGGGACGTGGAGGGGAGCGTCGAACCCGTACTGGTCACGCTCGGCGGCGGCGCCGGGAGCGGCCTGCGCGAACAGATCAAGAGAGCCATCGGGATCGACCTGATGGACGAGGACGAGTGA
- a CDS encoding aryl-sulfate sulfotransferase → MSSSLPVRRRTAARLLVAVVVLGLFAPAATQAIAPGDTGTPGTVGLEAGTIASEANGSTVVAIQGFHFQGQGSQKKPARLVSVAPNGSTEWVYDGDNQNARWFYDVDPLPNGNLLVVGTNADGTTVAELDPETREPVWTERLDMHDTHDVDMLPNGNLVIANMRNWNEEEQISDDRVVVYNRTTDEIVWEWMFRKHYPNSTDGGFDEDWTHVNDVDRIAEGQYLVSPRNFDQAIVINRSTKEIDYRLGSDGNHEILDEQHNPDWLVSEDGDPTVLVADSENDRVVEYERDDGEWTKTWQVGVSLGGEGAETSKLNWPRDADRLPNGNTLITDSLNHRVIEVTPRGEIVWEYYATWGPYEAERVAHGDGSNGPTMADQGVTGSYRVHGSAGLIEGTGDSLTFAAGVQNTFAGTPIAGPATAFADTWAGVTPWIRPVWMGSWAFAGAVAGLLVLFGWGVAETVASRRAIRRGMRRAADEVRTR, encoded by the coding sequence ATGTCATCTTCCCTCCCGGTCCGGCGACGGACGGCGGCGCGCCTGCTCGTCGCCGTCGTCGTGCTCGGGCTGTTCGCCCCCGCCGCCACGCAGGCGATCGCGCCGGGCGACACGGGCACCCCGGGGACCGTCGGGCTGGAGGCCGGCACGATCGCCTCGGAGGCGAACGGCTCGACCGTGGTCGCGATCCAGGGGTTCCACTTCCAGGGGCAAGGCTCCCAGAAGAAGCCCGCCCGGCTCGTCAGCGTCGCGCCCAACGGCTCGACCGAGTGGGTGTACGACGGCGACAACCAGAACGCCCGGTGGTTCTACGACGTCGACCCGCTCCCGAACGGGAACCTCCTCGTCGTCGGCACGAACGCCGACGGCACGACCGTCGCGGAGTTGGACCCCGAGACGCGCGAACCGGTCTGGACGGAGCGCCTCGACATGCACGACACCCACGACGTGGACATGCTCCCCAACGGGAACCTCGTGATCGCGAACATGCGCAACTGGAACGAGGAAGAGCAGATCTCCGACGACCGCGTCGTCGTGTACAACCGGACGACCGACGAGATCGTCTGGGAGTGGATGTTCCGGAAGCACTACCCCAACTCGACCGACGGCGGGTTCGACGAGGACTGGACCCACGTCAACGACGTCGACCGGATCGCCGAGGGGCAGTACCTCGTCTCCCCGCGCAACTTCGACCAGGCGATCGTGATCAACCGCTCCACGAAGGAGATCGACTACCGCCTCGGGAGCGACGGGAACCACGAGATCCTCGACGAACAGCACAACCCCGACTGGCTCGTCAGCGAGGACGGCGACCCCACGGTGCTCGTCGCCGACTCCGAGAACGACCGCGTCGTCGAGTACGAGCGCGACGACGGCGAGTGGACGAAGACCTGGCAGGTGGGCGTCAGCCTCGGCGGCGAGGGCGCGGAGACGAGCAAGCTCAACTGGCCGCGCGACGCCGACCGGCTGCCGAACGGCAACACCCTGATCACCGACTCGCTGAACCACCGCGTGATCGAGGTGACTCCGCGCGGCGAGATCGTCTGGGAGTACTACGCCACGTGGGGTCCCTACGAGGCAGAGCGCGTCGCCCACGGCGACGGATCGAACGGCCCGACGATGGCCGATCAGGGCGTGACCGGCAGCTACCGGGTCCACGGCTCGGCGGGGCTCATCGAAGGGACCGGCGACAGTCTCACCTTCGCCGCGGGCGTCCAGAACACCTTCGCCGGCACCCCGATCGCGGGACCGGCAACCGCGTTCGCGGACACGTGGGCCGGCGTGACGCCGTGGATCCGCCCGGTCTGGATGGGGTCGTGGGCGTTCGCCGGCGCGGTCGCGGGGCTGCTCGTCCTGTTCGGTTGGGGAGTCGCCGAAACGGTCGCCTCCCGCCGAGCGATCCGCCGGGGGATGCGCCGCGCCGCCGACGAAGTGCGGACGCGCTGA